A window from Littorina saxatilis isolate snail1 linkage group LG9, US_GU_Lsax_2.0, whole genome shotgun sequence encodes these proteins:
- the LOC138977260 gene encoding uncharacterized protein, which produces MVTTKAELHLWVNGSDRGVIATTVPTPCFAFFDLIGRYTQTIEEYYKSPDGPAPDKSPVYPAPDKSPDCPAPDKSPVYPAPDKSPDGPAPDKSPDCPAPDKSPDGPAPDKSPVYPAPDKSPDCPAPDKSPVYPAPDKSPDGPAPDKSPDCPAPDKSPDGPAPDKSPVYPAPDKSPDCPAPDKSPDGPAPDKSPVYPAPDKSPDCPAPDKSPDDKSPDGPAPDKSPVYPAPDKSPDGPAPDKSPDGPAPDKSPVYPAPDKSPDGPAPDKSPDCPAPDKSPVYPAPDKSPVYPAPDKSPSPVYPAPDKSPDGPAPDKSPVYPAPDKSPDGPAPDKSPVYPAPDKSPDCPAPDKSPVYPAPDKSSDCPAPDKSPDCPAPDQSPDCPAQDQSPDCPDPDQSPVYPDTDQSPDCPSLPPSISPTNTSQVSEGCFIEVPLLGRQRTVFFYAKVIDVDSSGDLLLHYLKLKPDTTVMYGQTRHGSLPAASTKLFQHPD; this is translated from the exons acaagtcacctgacggtcctgccccagacaagtcacctgtctaccctgcCCCAGACAAGTCGCCTGACTGTCCTgccccagacaagtcacctgtctaccctgctccagacaagtcacctgacGGTCCTGCCCCAGACAAGTCGCCTGACTGTCCTgccccagacaagtcacctgacggtcctgccccagacaagtcacctgtctaccctgcCCCAGACAAGTCGCCTGACTGTCCTgccccagacaagtcacctgtctaccctgctccagacaagtcacctgacGGTCCTGCCCCAGACAAGTCGCCTGACTGTCCTgccccagacaagtcacctgacggtcctgccccagacaagtcacctgtctaccctgcCCCAGACAAGTCGCCTGACTGTCCTgccccagacaagtcacctgacggtcctgccccagacaagtcacctgtctaccctgcCCCAGACAAGTCGCCTGACTGTCCTgccccagacaagtcacctgacg acaagtcacctgacggtcctgccccagacaagtcacctgtctaccctgccccagacaagtcacctgacGGTCCTGCCCCAGACAAGTCGCCTGACGGTCCTgccccagacaagtcacctgtctaccctgccccagacaagtcacctgacGGTCCTGCCCCAGACAAGTCGCCTGACTGTCCTgccccagacaagtcacctgtctaccctgccccagacaagtcacctgtctaccctgccccagacaagtcacct tcacctgtctaccctgccccagacaagtcacctgacggtcctgccccagacaagtcacctgtctaccctgctCCAGACAAATCACCTGACGGTCCTgccccagacaagtcacctgtctaccctgcCCCAGACAAGTCGCCTGACTGTCCTgccccagacaagtcacctgtctacccGGCTCCAGACAAGTCGTCTGATTGTCCTGCCCCAGACAAGTCGCCTGACTGCCCTGCCCCAGACCAGTCGCCTGACTGCCCTGCCCAAGACCAGTCCCCTGACTGCCCTGACCCAGACCAGTCGCCTGTCTACCCTGACACAGACCAGTCGCCCGACTGCCCTTCCCTGCCCCCTTCAATCTCGCCAACCAATACTTCTCAAGTGAGTGAAGGATGCTTCATTGAAGTACCTTTGCTTGGTCGTCAGAGAACTGTCTTTTTCTACGCCAAAGTTATTGACGTTGACAGTAGTGGGGACCTGCTTCTTCACTATCTGAAGCTGAAGCCAGACACTACAGTTATGTATGGGCAGACAAGGCATGGCTCCCTGCCAGCAGCGAGTACAAAGCTGTTCCAGCACCCAGACTAG
- the LOC138976944 gene encoding uncharacterized protein has translation MATAASTSSADSDTECSVCHELFKNPKLLPCAHVLCRHCLLSWLASNPEALCPLCRGAIADPKEKSKTKGWEEVVDALPDDVAMAALVESTRVLSQDHVCVVCQSAAVSICLTCNDMMCKPCGQAHIKYSVTRDHKVEDLSSMTAEELAASQPDHCSVHTSKPCELFCPTHGAAICHLCASAKHRACPDLTELAEAADRSREELSQMVTSLLTEEQQLEEAVAALERHLEATEKVVQEAVAEIDRTCDQLENSVKECRRRLKKMTLDAKAKVKDTVLTVKVTLLDHRGRLTSHRRVADRTTRGATNKVMCDVTRALRNRVKDILVTCGQLSVNWKSVSTVTLTIDAAAVARIEKELSALGQVKVKPVSISTRQSFSVSCGATGVSSGDFSSGATVENVKKNEAIVDPGRGSVAEGSTESEFDFCVKASAQSGDQLDDIFAAMEADLEVEEKIGGVVDEKLANITKSRFTVKLPDQKLKDKMESILIPANCVEIKAPILNEEVIEKANLDRGARQNDTRLLNVQKLISKSTAALVTAASKLHTFTKEVCTDNSNGSTVTVESTKFRAELNGMLSACGDVICLLGTAQQELSIRRKYQLARVLPKDMAAICTNESLPSRDMLFGGDIEKAIKGAKETYKMKTPHTSSYNNRFQPYQRKGQGGRPFLGQGNTYGNQRGQSFSPRARGRGQNRGFGKFRGKQ, from the exons ATGGCTACGGCAGCTAGTACAAGCTCAGCGGACAGTGACACAGAATGCTCCGTGTGTCACGAGCTGTTCAAGAACCCCAAACTGCTGCCCTGTGCTCACGTCCTGTGTCGCCACTGTCTTCTCTCCTGGCTCGCCTCCAACCCCGAGGCCCTCTGTCCGCTCTGCAGGGGCGCCATCGCGGACCCCAAAGAgaaaagcaagacgaagggGTGGGAGGAGGTGGTGGACGCCTTACCGGATGACGTCGCCATGGCAGCGCTGGTAGAGAGTACACGTGTACTGAGCCAGGAccacgtgtgtgttgtgtgtcagtcAGCCGCCGTGTCCATCTGTCTGACCTGCAACGACATGATGTGTAAACCCTGCGGGCAGGCACACATCAAATACTCCGTGACCCGTGACCACAAGGTGGAAGACCTGTCCAGCATGACAGCGGAAGAGCTAGCCGCCAGTCAGCCTGACCACTGCAGCGTGCACACCAGCAAGCCCTGCGAGCTCTTCTGTCCCACTCACGGGGCCGCCATTTGCCACCTGTGTGCCAGCGCCAAGCACCGCGCATGCCCAGACCTGACTGAACTGGCGGAAGCGGCGGACAGATCACGTGAGGAGCTGAGTCAGATGGTGACGTCACTACTGACGGAAGAGCAGCAGCTGGAAGAAGCTGTGGCAGCGTTGGAGCGCCACCTGGAGGCCACAGAGAAAGTGGTGCAAGAAGCTGTGGCTGAGATCGACAGAACCTGCGACCAGTTGGAGAACTCTGTCAAGGAATGCAGGCGTCGTCTGAAGAAGATGACGCTAGACGCCAAGGCCAAGGTGAAGGACACAGTCTTAACCGTCAAGGTCACCTTGTTGGATCATCGAGGCAGGCTGACGTCACACCGACGTGTTGCTGATCGCACCACCAGAGGGGCCACCAATAAAGTAATGTGTGACGTGACTCGTGCTTTGAGGAATCGTGTGAAGGACATACTGGTCACTTGTGGTCAACTCTCAGTGAACTGGAAGTCGGTTTCCACGGTTACGCTGACCATTGACGCTGCAGCAGTGGCCCGCATTGAGAAGGAACTGTCGGCACTGGGTCAGGTGAAGGTCAAGCCTGTCAGCATCAGTACACGTCAG TCTTTCTCCGTTTCATGCGGTGCTACCGGTGTTTCTAGCGGAGATTTTTCCAGCGGTGCTACCGTGGAAAACGTGAAGAAAAATGAAGCTATTGTTGACCCCGGCAGAGGTTCTGTGGCAGAGGGTTCAACAGAATCAGAATTTGACTTTTGCGTCAAAGCATCAGCTCAGTCAGGGGATCAGCTTGATGATATTTTTGCTGCGATGGAGGCAGACTTGGAAGTTGAAGAGAAAATAGGCGGTGTAGTGGATGAGAAGCTCGCAAACATCACTAAAAGCAGATTCACTGTCAAATTACCAGATCAAAAGCTCAAGGATAAGATGGAAAGTATCCTTATTCCggcaaactgtgtggaaataaAGGCTCCTATCCTTAATGAGGAGGTGATAGAGAAAGCAAATCTCGACAGAGGTGCAAGACAAAATGACACGCGACTGCTCAATGTACAGAAGCTGATTTCTAAATCAACCGCAGCACTCGTTACGGCAGCAAGCAAACTTCACACCTTCACAAAAGAGGTGTGCACTGACAACAGCAATGGTAGTACCGTGACAGTAGAGAGTACGAAGTTCAGGGCAGAACTGAATGGGATGTTGTCCGCATGTGGTGATGTTATCTGTCTGTTGGGAACAGCGCAGCAAGAGCTCAGCATCCGCCGTAAATACCAATTAGCTCGCGTTCTGCCAAAGGACATGGCAGCTATTTGCACAAACGAAAGCCTCCCCAGTCGTGACATGCTTTTTGGCGGGGATATCGAGAAAGCGATCAAAGGTGCTAAGGAGACTTACAAGATGAAAACTCCGCACACTTCAAGCTACAACAATCGTTTCCAACCATACCAGCGCAAGGGGCAAGGTGGTAGGCCTTTTTTAGGTCAAGGGAACACATACGGAAATCAACGAGGGCAGTCTTTCAGTCCCAGAGCTCGGGGGAGAGGTCAGAATCGGGGATTCGGAAAATTCAGAGGAAAACAGTAG
- the LOC138976416 gene encoding uncharacterized protein isoform X1, with product MSIMTATLRMLLIFIILGQMRLVTSTIVPVDGVFIITMVADPDGRTDMFLQLDGHDAGFVAYAEEYVIAGLTVGLYLKAGTRVGARFTGDPEGATNYGMALASYIKDSFVTVRSNGYSSSQSNAVHFHHQYLSGRTWKSIPATSTFRAKHNGIYWVSARPDCGSGDVSLNVGGGLFNVFCNGDKAISASGAFYLLAGEALQLTFNSGGTLQGGTSFSFVYLEGNQRTYLNNYQHAAYTAWADRTGTIYKNETLSFDGRIATDYGWLYNPTYRTWTIGTAGSYIVSLRGDPDSSTLNVHLYKNDDMKYVFAWYNEGGTKSGQAGIFDFASGDKLFMISPNERYLGPETFMSIALLWTESGYAFI from the exons ATGTCTATAATGACAGCAACACTCCGCATGCTGCTGATATTTATCATCCTCGGCCAGATGAGACTGGTGACGAGTACCATAGTGCCTGTGGACGGCGTGTTCATCATCACCATGGTTGCTGACCCCGACGGTAGAACGGATATGTTCCTGCAGCTCGACGGACACGATGCTGGCTTCGTGGCTTACGCTGAAGAATATGTTATTGCGGGTCTGACGGTGGGACTGTACCTCAAGGCTGGAACCAGAGTAGGTGCCAGGTTCACTGGAGATCCCGAAGGTGCCACCAACTACGGCATGGCCTTAGCCTCCTACATAAAG GACAGCTTCGTAACTGTACGCAGCAACGGGTACTCCTCGAGCCAGTCCAACGCCGTACACTTCCATCACCAGTACCTCTCCGGCCGGACCTGGAAGTCCATTCCAGCCACTTCAACGTTCAGAGCCAAACATAATGGGATTTATTGGGTGAGTGCAAGACCAGACTGCGGCAGCGGTGATGTCAGTCTGAACGTTGGGGGTGGACTCTTCAACGTCTTCTGTAACGGTGACAAAGCCATCTCTGCGTCCGGAGCTTTCTACTTGCTAGCTGGAGAagct CTCCAACTAACCTTTAACTCCGGGGGGACCCTGCAAGGCGGCACCTCCTTCTCCTTCGTATACCTTGAAGGCAACCAGCGAACGTACCTCAACAACTACCAGCACGCAGCCTACACCGCCTGGGCAGACCGTACGGGCACAATCTACAAGAATGAGACACTCAGCTTCGACGGCAGAATTGCCACCGACTACGGCTGGCTCTACAACCCCACTTATCGTACATGGACCATCGGCACGGCTGGGAGCTACATCGTGTCCTTGCGAGGTGATCCAGATAGCAGCACCCTGAATGTACATCTTTACAAGAACGACGACATGAAGTACGTGTTCGCTTGGTACAACGAGGGCGGCACCAAGAGCGGCCAAGCCGGGATCTTCGATTTCGCGTCGGGCGACAAGTTGTTTATGATTTCTCCAAACGAGAGGTACCTTGGCCCCGAGACCTTCATGTCCATCGCTTTGCTGTGGACCGAGTCCGGCTATGCCTTTATATGA
- the LOC138976416 gene encoding uncharacterized protein isoform X2, which produces MSIMTATLRMLLIFIILGQMRLVTSTIVPVDGVFIITMVADPDGRTDMFLQLDGHDAGFVAYAEEYVIAGLTVGLYLKAGTRVGARFTGDPEGATNYGMALASYIKDSFVTVRSNGYSSSQSNAVHFHHQYLSGRTWKSIPATSTFRAKHNGIYWLQLTFNSGGTLQGGTSFSFVYLEGNQRTYLNNYQHAAYTAWADRTGTIYKNETLSFDGRIATDYGWLYNPTYRTWTIGTAGSYIVSLRGDPDSSTLNVHLYKNDDMKYVFAWYNEGGTKSGQAGIFDFASGDKLFMISPNERYLGPETFMSIALLWTESGYAFI; this is translated from the exons ATGTCTATAATGACAGCAACACTCCGCATGCTGCTGATATTTATCATCCTCGGCCAGATGAGACTGGTGACGAGTACCATAGTGCCTGTGGACGGCGTGTTCATCATCACCATGGTTGCTGACCCCGACGGTAGAACGGATATGTTCCTGCAGCTCGACGGACACGATGCTGGCTTCGTGGCTTACGCTGAAGAATATGTTATTGCGGGTCTGACGGTGGGACTGTACCTCAAGGCTGGAACCAGAGTAGGTGCCAGGTTCACTGGAGATCCCGAAGGTGCCACCAACTACGGCATGGCCTTAGCCTCCTACATAAAG GACAGCTTCGTAACTGTACGCAGCAACGGGTACTCCTCGAGCCAGTCCAACGCCGTACACTTCCATCACCAGTACCTCTCCGGCCGGACCTGGAAGTCCATTCCAGCCACTTCAACGTTCAGAGCCAAACATAATGGGATTTATTGG CTCCAACTAACCTTTAACTCCGGGGGGACCCTGCAAGGCGGCACCTCCTTCTCCTTCGTATACCTTGAAGGCAACCAGCGAACGTACCTCAACAACTACCAGCACGCAGCCTACACCGCCTGGGCAGACCGTACGGGCACAATCTACAAGAATGAGACACTCAGCTTCGACGGCAGAATTGCCACCGACTACGGCTGGCTCTACAACCCCACTTATCGTACATGGACCATCGGCACGGCTGGGAGCTACATCGTGTCCTTGCGAGGTGATCCAGATAGCAGCACCCTGAATGTACATCTTTACAAGAACGACGACATGAAGTACGTGTTCGCTTGGTACAACGAGGGCGGCACCAAGAGCGGCCAAGCCGGGATCTTCGATTTCGCGTCGGGCGACAAGTTGTTTATGATTTCTCCAAACGAGAGGTACCTTGGCCCCGAGACCTTCATGTCCATCGCTTTGCTGTGGACCGAGTCCGGCTATGCCTTTATATGA